From Callithrix jacchus isolate 240 chromosome 15, calJac240_pri, whole genome shotgun sequence, one genomic window encodes:
- the LOC118147698 gene encoding uncharacterized protein LOC118147698: MPRTLGLWLREMGRLEAPGGPAVPKSPNTPSRSSPYNQGFRCLSGPRRASKVEATGQTDQAIRCPAGRAGSGKGPAQAGGSGRNSPSEARWAAPPGGRGRSGAVSRERCRRAGSRNLGAGWRRSPTEPGRRADRPHGAQRTAFVRLVGDGARLGCRWRQARDRLEQRAPRRWPRYLPRAYAASLPPPAATRLFISTSLCGGGGTGGGDGGGSAAGGRRVPGALHPVYQVQPPGRPRAARHSGRAHPVHPHSRLLPPSPERTRAPLTSGMLAQKAWDTSLLRLSPGTLRSCRHTQSLTMAHRRPLLCLQSTSRSARTDMHTFVHMCTQLWP, from the coding sequence ATGCCAAGGACTCTTGGCCTGTGGCTCCGAGAAATGGGAAGACTAGAGGCCCCAGGCGGGCCTGCTGTCCCCAAGTCCCCAAATACTCCCTCTCGTTCAAGTCCCTATAACCAGGGTTTCCGGTGTCTCTCAGGGCCAAGGAGAGCCTCAAAAGTAGAGGCCACAGGGCAAACGGACCAAGCGATTCGGTGCCCGGCTGGCCGGGCTGGGAGCGGGAAGGGCCCGGCCCAGGCGGGTGGAAGTGGAAGGAACTCACCGAGCGAGGCGCGGTGGGCGGCGCCCCCGGGCGGACGTGGTCGGAGCGGAGCTGTGAGCAGGGAGAGGTGCCGGCGGGCAGGCTCGCGGAACCTGGGCGCGGGGTGGCGGCGCTCACCAACAGAGCCTGGGCGGCGGGCCGATCGGCCGCATGGTGCTCAGCGGACGGCTTTTGTCCGCCTGGTGGGCGACGGGGCCCGGCTAGGGTGCAggtggcggcaggcaagagacagACTTGAGCAGCGAGCACCGCGGCGCTGGCCTCGCTACCTTCCTCGCGCTTACGCTGCTTCTCTTCCTCCACCGGCCGCAACGCGGCTTTTTATTTCGACATCACTTTGCGGGGGGGGGGGCACAGGGGGTGGCGACGGGGGCGGGAGCGCCGCAGGGGGCAGGAGGGTGCCCGGGGCTCTGCACCCGGTCTACCAGGTCCAGCCGCCAGGCCGGCCGAGGGCCGCTAGGCACTCAGGGCGCGCACATCCTGTGCATCCACACTCCAGGCTTCTCCCGCCCTCTCCGGAGCGCACACGCGCGCCCCTGACCTCAGGGATGCTCGCTCAGAAAGCCTGGGACACGTCTTTACTGAGACTCTCCCCGGGGACCCTCAGGAGCTGTAGGCACACGCAGTCACTCACAATGGCACACAGACGCCCGCTCCTCTGTCTTCAATCCACTTCCAGGAGTGCTCGCACCGACATGCACACGTTTGTGCACATGTGCACGCAGCTGTGGCCCTGA